One Amycolatopsis thermophila DNA segment encodes these proteins:
- a CDS encoding CDGSH iron-sulfur domain-containing protein translates to MPTGPNAEPRRVTLVDGGPVLVEGPVELEMPDGTVARSDRFVVALCACRRSKRYPFCDTSHRKRVRN, encoded by the coding sequence GTGCCGACCGGACCGAACGCTGAGCCGCGCAGGGTGACGCTCGTCGACGGCGGGCCGGTGCTCGTGGAGGGCCCGGTGGAGCTGGAGATGCCCGACGGGACGGTCGCCCGGTCGGACCGCTTCGTGGTGGCGCTGTGCGCGTGCCGCCGCAGCAAGCGGTACCCCTTCTGCGACACCAGCCACCGCAAGCGCGTCCGGAACTGA
- a CDS encoding HemK2/MTQ2 family protein methyltransferase, whose protein sequence is MKLLRLPGVYRPQADTWLLMRAMREARLPAGARVLEVCTGTGALAIAAVRGGASSVTAVDRYLPAVLSARFNARVRGLPVEVRHGDLSQTIGGAPFDVVLANPPYVPCESTEDPDGAALAWDAGADGRKHLDCLCTRAHDLLAPDGTMLLVHSSLCGIRRTVESLRDSGLKTSVVARAIEPFGPVMRGRIDFLERTGLIAPGQRHEELVVIRADRTER, encoded by the coding sequence GTGAAGCTGCTGAGACTTCCCGGGGTGTACCGGCCGCAGGCGGACACCTGGCTGCTGATGCGCGCGATGCGGGAAGCGCGCCTCCCGGCGGGCGCGCGGGTTCTCGAGGTGTGCACCGGCACCGGCGCGCTGGCGATCGCCGCCGTCCGCGGTGGAGCGTCGAGCGTGACCGCGGTCGACCGGTACCTGCCGGCCGTGCTGAGCGCGCGGTTCAACGCGCGGGTGCGGGGGCTCCCGGTCGAGGTCCGGCACGGTGACCTGTCGCAGACCATCGGCGGCGCGCCGTTCGACGTGGTGCTGGCGAACCCGCCGTACGTGCCGTGCGAGTCCACGGAGGACCCGGACGGGGCGGCGCTGGCGTGGGACGCCGGCGCGGACGGGCGCAAGCACCTGGACTGCCTGTGCACCAGGGCCCACGACCTGCTCGCTCCGGACGGGACGATGCTGCTGGTGCATTCGTCGCTGTGCGGCATCCGCCGGACGGTGGAGTCGCTGCGGGACAGCGGGCTCAAGACATCCGTGGTGGCGCGGGCGATCGAGCCGTTCGGCCCGGTGATGCGCGGGCGGATCGACTTCCTGGAGCGCACCGGGCTCATCGCGCCCGGGCAACGACACGAGGAGCTGGTGGTGATCCGTGCCGACCGGACCGAACGCTGA
- a CDS encoding DNA topoisomerase IB, translated as MRLRRSRLSQPGIRRQRSGRGFRYLTPEGEPLRDEETLQRIKSLAVPPAWRDVWICPYPNGHIQAVGTDDAGRRQYRYHDRWRQERDEEKHERVRELARRLPKWRMQIAEDLLRPGLGRERVLAAALRMLDRGVFRVGSEEYAESNGTYGAATLLREHVAVKRDELTFCYPAKGGIERTITLADADLAAVVKALRRSRTGSDRLFVYRTPRGWHEVHADEINERFKEMVGDEFTVKDLRTWNATVLAATAFAAAEPVTSQRGLKRTQAAVMREVSEELGNTPAVCRKSYVDPRVVEAHARGKTIQAAVRRLGRTGVRTDADREVLDRAVIRLLSGV; from the coding sequence ATGCGGTTGCGCAGGAGCAGGCTCTCCCAGCCCGGCATCCGGCGTCAGCGGAGCGGGCGCGGCTTCCGGTACCTGACCCCGGAGGGCGAACCGCTGCGGGACGAGGAGACCCTGCAGCGGATCAAGAGCCTGGCCGTGCCCCCGGCGTGGCGGGACGTGTGGATCTGCCCCTACCCGAACGGGCACATCCAGGCCGTGGGCACCGACGACGCCGGCCGCCGCCAGTACCGCTACCACGACCGCTGGCGCCAGGAGCGCGACGAGGAGAAGCACGAGCGGGTCCGCGAGCTGGCCCGGCGGCTGCCGAAGTGGCGGATGCAGATCGCCGAGGATCTCCTCCGGCCCGGTCTCGGCCGCGAACGGGTGCTCGCGGCGGCGCTGCGGATGCTCGACCGCGGCGTCTTCCGGGTGGGCAGCGAGGAGTACGCCGAGTCGAACGGCACCTACGGCGCGGCGACGCTGTTGCGCGAGCACGTCGCCGTCAAACGCGACGAGCTGACCTTCTGCTACCCCGCGAAGGGCGGCATCGAACGCACCATCACGCTCGCCGACGCCGACCTGGCGGCCGTGGTCAAAGCGCTGCGCAGATCCCGGACGGGCAGCGACCGGCTGTTCGTCTACCGCACACCCCGCGGCTGGCACGAGGTGCACGCCGACGAGATCAACGAGCGCTTCAAGGAAATGGTCGGTGACGAGTTCACCGTGAAGGACCTGCGGACGTGGAACGCCACCGTGCTGGCGGCCACCGCGTTCGCCGCGGCCGAGCCGGTCACCTCGCAGCGCGGGCTGAAACGCACCCAGGCCGCGGTGATGCGCGAGGTGTCCGAGGAGCTGGGCAACACCCCGGCCGTGTGCCGGAAGTCCTATGTGGACCCCAGAGTGGTGGAGGCGCACGCGCGGGGGAAGACGATCCAGGCCGCGGTGCGGCGCCTGGGCCGCACCGGCGTCCGCACCGACGCGGACCGCGAGGTGCTCGACCGGGCGGTCATCCGCCTGCTTTCCGGGGTTTGA
- a CDS encoding lysophospholipid acyltransferase family protein: MLYRLLKYVLLGPLLRLLWPTKVTGAENVPDSGGAILASNHLAVADSFFMPLRVKRRVTFPAKQEYFTEKGVKGTLKKWFFTGAGQIPIDRSGGSAAQAALDTAIRLLREGNLLGIYPEGTRSPDGRLYKGKTGVARVALEAGVPVIPVAMIGTDKVNPIGSKMWIPRHLEIRFGKPLDFSRYAGLSGDRFVERSITDEIMYALMELSGQEYVDIYAAKAKELQAAEAAGVRAVVPAQSGLPDAHRVPETKAG; the protein is encoded by the coding sequence GTGCTGTACCGGTTGCTGAAGTACGTGCTGCTCGGACCGTTGCTCCGGTTGCTGTGGCCCACCAAGGTCACCGGGGCCGAGAACGTCCCGGACAGCGGGGGCGCCATCCTGGCGAGCAACCACCTCGCGGTCGCCGACTCGTTCTTCATGCCGCTGCGGGTCAAGCGCCGCGTCACCTTCCCGGCGAAGCAGGAGTACTTCACCGAGAAGGGCGTCAAGGGCACCCTCAAGAAGTGGTTCTTCACCGGCGCCGGCCAGATCCCGATCGACCGCTCCGGCGGCTCGGCCGCGCAGGCCGCGCTGGACACCGCGATCCGGCTGCTGCGCGAGGGCAACCTGCTCGGCATCTACCCGGAGGGCACCCGCTCCCCGGACGGCCGCCTGTACAAGGGCAAGACCGGCGTCGCGCGCGTCGCGCTGGAGGCCGGGGTGCCGGTCATCCCGGTCGCCATGATCGGCACCGACAAGGTCAACCCGATCGGCTCGAAGATGTGGATCCCGCGCCACCTGGAGATCCGTTTCGGCAAGCCGCTGGACTTCTCCCGGTACGCCGGGCTGTCCGGTGACCGGTTCGTGGAGCGCTCGATCACCGACGAGATCATGTACGCCCTGATGGAGCTCTCCGGCCAGGAGTACGTGGACATCTACGCGGCGAAGGCGAAGGAGCTCCAGGCGGCCGAGGCCGCCGGGGTGCGCGCCGTCGTGCCGGCGCAGAGCGGCCTGCCCGACGCCCACCGGGTACCGGAGACCAAGGCCGGCTAG
- a CDS encoding glycerate kinase, with protein MTRVVVAPDKFKGTLPAAQVAAAIAAGLRRGRPGAEVLECPIADGGDGTVAAAVAAGFEFVPARASGPVGEPVDTGYARRGPTAVIELAAVSGLAMLPSPAPLTATTLGVGELMRAALDAGATRLVLGLGGSSSTDGGTGLLRGLGARMLDSAGAELPLGGAALTRLARIDLDGLDARLRDVELLVASDVDNPLLGPHGAAAVYGPQKGATPSDVELLESALRRLAEVVRASGVDVAEVPGAGAAGGTGYALAVLGASFRPGIDVVLELTGLAEKLPGADLVITGEGSLDEQTLRGKGPAGIASAAAERGIPVVALAGRSTLDAGALRTAGFSGAYALNDIEPDVQRCLTEPAPLLERLAERVAHEYL; from the coding sequence GTGACGCGAGTCGTCGTCGCTCCGGACAAGTTCAAGGGCACCCTGCCCGCCGCCCAGGTGGCCGCCGCGATCGCGGCGGGGCTGCGCCGCGGGCGGCCGGGCGCCGAGGTGCTGGAGTGCCCGATCGCCGACGGCGGGGACGGCACGGTCGCGGCCGCCGTGGCCGCCGGGTTCGAGTTCGTGCCGGCGCGGGCCAGTGGTCCGGTCGGCGAGCCGGTCGACACGGGTTACGCGCGCCGGGGTCCGACGGCGGTGATCGAGCTCGCGGCGGTGTCCGGGCTGGCCATGCTCCCCTCACCCGCTCCGTTGACGGCGACGACGCTCGGCGTCGGCGAGCTGATGCGCGCGGCGCTGGACGCCGGCGCCACCCGGCTGGTGCTGGGGCTGGGGGGCAGTTCGAGCACCGACGGCGGGACGGGTCTGCTGCGCGGTCTCGGTGCCCGGATGCTGGACTCCGCGGGCGCGGAGCTGCCGCTGGGCGGGGCGGCGCTGACCCGGCTGGCGCGCATCGACCTGGATGGTCTGGACGCGCGGCTGCGGGACGTCGAGCTGCTGGTCGCGAGCGACGTGGACAACCCGCTGCTGGGCCCGCACGGCGCGGCGGCGGTGTACGGGCCGCAGAAGGGTGCGACCCCGTCGGACGTGGAGCTGCTGGAGTCGGCGTTGCGCCGGCTGGCGGAGGTCGTGCGGGCCTCGGGCGTCGACGTCGCGGAGGTGCCGGGCGCCGGTGCGGCCGGTGGAACCGGCTACGCGCTGGCGGTGCTGGGCGCGTCGTTCCGGCCGGGCATCGACGTGGTGCTGGAGCTGACCGGGCTGGCGGAGAAGCTGCCGGGCGCGGACCTGGTGATCACCGGCGAGGGTTCGCTGGACGAGCAGACCCTGCGCGGCAAGGGCCCGGCCGGGATCGCGTCGGCGGCGGCCGAGCGCGGGATCCCGGTGGTGGCACTGGCCGGGCGCAGCACCCTGGACGCCGGCGCCCTGCGCACCGCGGGCTTCAGCGGGGCGTACGCGCTCAACGACATCGAGCCGGACGTCCAGCGGTGCCTCACCGAGCCGGCGCCGCTGCTGGAACGCCTCGCCGAGCGGGTCGCGCACGAGTACCTCTAG
- a CDS encoding DUF2795 domain-containing protein → MTTPDPDRLRALLSEVDFPCDRAELIRQATAHGADDSTLGHLGAIPDTTYPDLDAVTGACSEIT, encoded by the coding sequence ATGACCACGCCCGACCCCGACCGCCTGCGCGCACTGCTGTCCGAAGTGGACTTCCCGTGCGACCGGGCCGAGCTGATCCGCCAGGCGACGGCCCACGGCGCGGACGACAGCACACTCGGACACCTGGGCGCGATCCCGGACACCACCTACCCCGACCTCGACGCGGTGACCGGCGCCTGCAGCGAGATCACCTGA
- a CDS encoding DUF427 domain-containing protein, whose protein sequence is MTTDGRGRVRTEPGTKRVRAVFGGQVVADTLRPLMVWEVPYYPTYYVPRDDVRTGYLVATGETAHSPSRGDADVFTVRVGDREAPGAALEYPDSPLEALKGHVRLDFAAMDSWFEEDEEIFVHPRDPRTRIDILASSRHVRVEIDGVTVAESRSPRLLFETGLPTRYYLPKTDVRLDLLEPSDTITRCPYKGEAEYYSVRVGDRLHEDVVWYYRMPLPESQKVQGLVAFYDEKVDVYLDGVKQERPKTKFA, encoded by the coding sequence ATGACAACCGATGGTCGTGGCCGGGTCCGGACCGAACCGGGCACCAAGCGCGTACGGGCGGTCTTCGGCGGGCAGGTCGTCGCCGACACCCTCCGCCCGCTCATGGTGTGGGAGGTCCCGTACTACCCGACCTACTACGTCCCCAGGGACGACGTGCGCACCGGCTACCTGGTCGCCACCGGTGAGACGGCGCACTCACCGAGCCGCGGCGACGCCGACGTGTTCACCGTGCGGGTGGGGGACCGCGAGGCGCCGGGCGCCGCGCTGGAGTACCCGGACTCGCCGCTGGAGGCGCTGAAGGGCCACGTGCGGCTCGACTTCGCCGCGATGGACTCGTGGTTCGAGGAGGACGAGGAGATCTTCGTGCACCCGCGCGACCCGCGGACCCGCATCGACATCCTCGCCAGCTCGCGGCACGTGCGCGTCGAGATCGACGGCGTCACCGTGGCGGAGTCGCGCAGCCCGCGGCTGCTGTTCGAGACCGGGCTGCCCACCCGCTACTACCTGCCGAAGACCGACGTGCGGCTGGACCTGCTGGAACCCAGCGACACCATCACGCGCTGCCCGTACAAGGGCGAGGCCGAGTACTACTCGGTGCGCGTGGGGGACAGGCTGCACGAGGACGTGGTCTGGTACTACCGGATGCCGCTGCCGGAGAGCCAGAAGGTGCAGGGGCTGGTCGCCTTCTACGACGAGAAGGTGGACGTCTACCTGGACGGCGTGAAGCAGGAGCGCCCGAAGACCAAGTTCGCCTGA
- a CDS encoding polyadenylate-specific 3'-exoribonuclease AS has translation MRFFYDTEFIEDGVTIDLVSIGVVDERGREFYAVSTDFDPAKAGPWVRENVLPKLPSPGDKAWRSRERIRADLLEFLGRPPGGIELWAWYAAYDHVALAQLWGTMPELPRQLPRFTRDLRQRWEDVGKPKLPAPPANAHDALADARFNLERWRVIDEVRRRRGFPV, from the coding sequence GTGCGGTTTTTCTACGACACCGAGTTCATCGAGGACGGCGTGACGATCGATCTGGTGTCGATCGGTGTCGTGGACGAAAGAGGCCGCGAGTTCTACGCGGTCTCCACCGACTTCGACCCCGCCAAGGCCGGCCCCTGGGTGCGCGAGAACGTCCTGCCGAAGCTGCCCTCACCGGGCGACAAGGCGTGGCGCAGCCGGGAGCGGATCCGGGCCGACCTGCTGGAGTTCCTGGGCCGCCCGCCCGGCGGGATCGAGCTGTGGGCCTGGTACGCCGCCTACGACCACGTCGCGCTCGCCCAGCTGTGGGGCACCATGCCCGAGCTGCCGCGCCAGCTGCCCCGCTTCACGCGCGACCTGCGGCAGCGCTGGGAGGACGTGGGCAAGCCCAAGCTGCCCGCCCCGCCCGCCAACGCCCACGACGCCCTGGCCGACGCGCGCTTCAACCTGGAACGGTGGCGCGTCATCGACGAGGTGCGGCGGCGGAGGGGTTTCCCCGTCTGA
- a CDS encoding MBL fold metallo-hydrolase, whose product MSDDRLYFRQLLSGRDFAVGDPVATQMVNFAYLIGDRETREAVVVDPAYAVGDLLDVLAADDMRLTGVLATHHHPDHVGGSMMGFTLAGLPELLARETVPVHVNSNETEWVQRVTGVSATDLTGHDHDDVIEVGAIPIRLLHTPGHTPGSQCFLVGGRLVAGDTLFLEGCGRTDFPGGDAEAMYHSLRWLVDLPGDPVVYPGHQYSAAPSASLSSVKQNNFVYRPRNLDEWRTMFGG is encoded by the coding sequence ATGTCCGACGACCGCCTGTACTTCCGTCAGCTGCTGTCCGGCCGCGACTTCGCCGTGGGCGACCCGGTGGCCACCCAGATGGTCAACTTCGCCTACCTGATCGGCGACCGGGAGACCCGGGAGGCGGTGGTCGTCGACCCCGCGTACGCCGTCGGCGACCTGCTGGACGTGCTCGCCGCCGACGACATGCGCCTGACCGGGGTGCTGGCCACGCACCACCACCCCGACCACGTCGGCGGCAGCATGATGGGCTTCACCCTGGCGGGCCTGCCCGAGCTGCTGGCACGCGAGACCGTGCCGGTGCACGTCAACAGCAACGAGACGGAGTGGGTCCAGCGGGTCACCGGCGTGTCGGCCACCGACCTGACCGGGCACGACCACGACGACGTCATCGAGGTCGGCGCCATCCCGATCCGGCTGCTGCACACGCCCGGCCACACGCCGGGCAGCCAGTGCTTCCTGGTCGGCGGGAGGCTCGTCGCCGGTGACACCCTGTTCCTCGAGGGCTGCGGCCGCACCGACTTCCCCGGCGGCGACGCCGAGGCGATGTACCACAGCCTGCGGTGGCTGGTGGACCTGCCGGGCGACCCGGTGGTCTACCCCGGACACCAGTACTCGGCCGCGCCGTCGGCGTCGCTGTCGTCGGTGAAGCAGAACAACTTCGTCTACCGGCCGCGCAACCTCGACGAGTGGCGCACGATGTTCGGCGGCTAG
- a CDS encoding iron-containing redox enzyme family protein: protein MTLAAALPAPRGPLSEAVIEALGRDERGDFPELPEAAEADPFGEDLQLALHVCYELHYQGFAGVDPDWEWDPDLLRLRAAMERVFLAALRARTPGGDDVTEALAPLLVEPVNGTGLSHHLAADGTWGQLREYFALRSIYHHKEADPHAWVIPRLRGRPKAALVAVEFDEYGGGRADQVHAQLFADLLDGAGLNPAYLHYLDHAPACMLAVVNMMSLFGLHRRFRAALAGHFAAAEITTAPSAQRLEKALKRLDADERCRYFYTEHIEADAVHEQVMRRDVLGGLLETEPDLAGDIVFGIQATDLVEQRFADHVMGAWRAGRSALRRPL from the coding sequence ATGACGCTCGCGGCTGCCCTCCCGGCGCCCCGGGGACCGCTGTCCGAAGCCGTGATCGAGGCGCTGGGCCGCGACGAGCGCGGGGACTTCCCCGAGCTGCCCGAGGCCGCGGAGGCCGACCCCTTCGGCGAGGATCTGCAGCTCGCCCTGCACGTCTGCTACGAGCTGCACTACCAGGGTTTCGCCGGCGTCGACCCGGACTGGGAGTGGGATCCGGACCTGCTGCGCCTGCGCGCGGCGATGGAGCGGGTGTTCCTGGCCGCGCTGCGGGCCCGCACGCCGGGAGGTGACGACGTGACGGAGGCGCTCGCGCCGCTGCTCGTCGAGCCGGTCAACGGCACCGGGCTCTCGCACCACCTGGCCGCGGACGGCACGTGGGGGCAGCTGCGCGAGTACTTCGCGCTGCGGTCGATCTACCACCACAAGGAGGCCGACCCGCACGCCTGGGTCATCCCGCGCCTGCGCGGCAGGCCGAAGGCGGCGCTGGTGGCGGTGGAGTTCGACGAGTACGGCGGGGGCCGGGCCGACCAGGTGCACGCGCAACTGTTCGCCGACCTGCTGGACGGCGCCGGGCTGAACCCGGCCTACCTGCACTACCTCGACCACGCCCCGGCGTGCATGCTCGCGGTGGTCAACATGATGTCGCTGTTCGGGCTGCACCGGCGGTTCCGCGCCGCGCTGGCCGGGCACTTCGCGGCCGCCGAGATCACCACCGCGCCCAGCGCGCAGCGGCTGGAGAAGGCGTTGAAGCGGCTGGACGCCGACGAGCGCTGCCGGTACTTCTACACCGAGCACATCGAGGCCGACGCGGTGCACGAGCAGGTCATGCGGCGCGACGTGCTGGGCGGCCTGCTGGAGACCGAGCCGGACCTGGCGGGCGACATCGTGTTCGGCATCCAGGCGACGGACCTGGTGGAGCAGCGCTTCGCGGACCACGTGATGGGGGCCTGGCGGGCGGGCCGCAGCGCGCTGCGCAGACCGCTGTAG
- a CDS encoding alpha/beta hydrolase — MPVLAGAEPFAHTGSADVGVLLCHGFTGTPQSLRGWAEYLAARGFTVRLPRLPGHGTTWREMNKTGWPEWYGAVEREFLELRQRCRSVFVFGQSMGGTLALRLAEQHGDAVAGLVLVNPSVTRLSWTTRLLPVLSRVVPWSRGVANDIAKPGVTELAYDRVPVRAAASLAELWKLTRADLPRVTQPLLLLHSVVDHVVEPENARIVLDGVRSRDVTEVLLEKSFHVATLDHDAPLVFRRSVEFVEAVRDPGQVGAR; from the coding sequence ATGCCTGTGCTCGCCGGTGCGGAACCGTTCGCGCACACCGGTTCGGCCGACGTCGGGGTGCTGCTGTGCCACGGGTTCACCGGCACGCCGCAGAGCCTGCGCGGCTGGGCCGAGTACCTGGCCGCGCGGGGCTTCACGGTGCGGCTGCCGCGCCTGCCCGGCCACGGCACCACGTGGCGGGAGATGAACAAGACCGGCTGGCCCGAGTGGTACGGCGCGGTCGAGCGCGAGTTCCTCGAACTTCGGCAGCGGTGCCGGTCGGTGTTCGTGTTCGGCCAGTCGATGGGCGGCACGCTGGCGCTGCGGCTCGCCGAGCAGCACGGGGACGCGGTCGCGGGCCTGGTGCTGGTCAACCCCTCGGTGACGCGGCTGAGCTGGACCACCAGGCTGCTGCCCGTCCTGTCGCGGGTGGTGCCGTGGTCGCGCGGCGTCGCGAACGACATCGCCAAGCCGGGCGTCACCGAGCTGGCCTACGACCGCGTGCCGGTGCGGGCGGCGGCGAGCCTGGCGGAGCTGTGGAAGCTCACCCGCGCCGACCTGCCGCGGGTGACGCAGCCGCTTCTCCTGTTGCACTCGGTCGTTGACCACGTGGTGGAGCCCGAGAACGCCCGGATCGTGCTCGACGGCGTGCGCAGCCGGGACGTGACGGAAGTGCTGCTGGAGAAGAGTTTCCACGTGGCGACCCTGGACCACGACGCGCCGCTCGTCTTCCGGCGTAGTGTCGAGTTCGTGGAAGCGGTCCGCGATCCGGGGCAGGTGGGGGCCCGATGA